The genomic stretch CGTCGTCGCGGATCTGCCGGCCGGTGAGCTTGAGGAACAGGTCTTCCAGATTGGCAGGGCGGTGCAGGTAACGCACGCTGTGCTCGGACGACAGCGCGTCGAGCAAGGGTTTGGGCTGGCTCAGGTAGAAAAACACGGTCTCGCCGCTGGTCTCGACACGCTGCGCGAACGACCGGTAGCGCTCGGCCACCTGCTTGGCGCCGTCGCCGTAGACCTCGATCACGTCGCTTTCGAGGTGTTCGGCGATCAGGCCGCGCGGCGTGCCTTCGGCGATCTTGCGGCCGTGGTCGAGCACCAGCAGCCGGTCGCACAGGCGCTCGGCCTCGTCCATGAAGTGCGTGGTGAGCAGGATGGACTTGCCCTGCTGCAGCAGCACCTTGAGTCGGTCCCACATCAGGTGGCGGGCTTGGGGGTCGAGGCCGGTGGTCGGCTCGTCGAGCAACAGCAGATCGGGGTTGTTGACCAGCGCGCGGCCCAGGCTGAGGCGCCGCCGCATGCCGCCCGACAGTTCGCCGGGCTTGGCATTCGCCTTGGCCTGCAGCGCGGCGAATTCGAGCAGCTGCGGCACGCGTTCCTCGACGGCGCGCCCGGTCAGCCCGAAGTAGCTGCTGTAGACCTTCAGGTTCTCGGCGCAGGTGAAATCGGGGTCGAGGCTGTCGAACTGCGTCACGACGCCGATGCGCGCCTTGGCTTCGCGCGCCTGGGCTGGCAGCGACAGCCCAAAGGCGTCGATGCTGCCGCTGTCGGGCGCGGTGAGGCCGAGGCACATGCGGATGGTGGTGGTCTTGCCGGCGCCGTTGGGGCCGATGACCCCGAGGCATTCGCCGGCACGGATTTCGAACGACAGGTCGTCGACGACGGTGTTGGCGCCGAAGCGCTTGGTCAGGCGGTCGACTTTGAACAGCACAACGGCAGCAGAGGAGGACATGGCTTGCGAGTGTGCCAAAGTGCCGCTCCCTTTGGCGTGTCGGGGCTTGCCTTTCGTCCGGTGGGCGAGAGCCGGCCATGAAAAAGGCCAGCACGAGGCTGGCCTTGATCGGTTGCGGCAGCGGATGCTGCTGCTACTGCCTTATTCGGCGGCGGCTTCAGCGCCTTCGGCTTCGGTCGCCTCGGGACGGTCGACCAGCTCGACGTAGGCCATCGGGGCGTTGTCGCCGACGCGGAAACCCATCTTCAGGATGCGCGTGTAGCCGCCCGGGCGAGCGTTGAAACGCGGGCCCAGGACTTCGAACAGCTTCACGACGTTGTCGCGGTTGCGCAGGCGCGAGAACGCCAGGCGCTTGTTGGCGACGGTCGGCTCCTTGCCGAGGGTGATCAGCGGCTCGACGACGCGACGCAGTTCCTTGGCCTTGGGCACCGTGGTCTTGATGGCCTCGTGCTCGATCAGCGAGTTGGCCATGTTGCGGAGCATCGCCAGGCGGTGCTCGGAGGTGCGGTTGAGTTTGCGAAGGCCGTGACGGTGACGCATGGTGCTTTCCTTTCTTTATTGAACCCCGGCCGGATCAGGTACCGGGGGTTGCACATCACCCCGGCTCGGTGGCCGGGGCGACGGGGTGCCGGCCTGCAGCCGACACCCCGATTTTTTAACGCTTGTCGAGGCCGGACGGCGGCCAGTTCTCGAGCCGCACGCCCAGCGTGAGGCCGCGCGAAGCCAGCACTTCCTTGATTTCATTGAGCGACTTGCGACCCAGGTTCGGGGTCTTGAGCAGCTCGGTCTCGGTGCGCTGGATCAAATCGCCGATGTAATAGATGTTCTCGGCCTTCAGGCAGTTGGCCGAGCGCACCGTCAGTTCGAGCTCGTCGACCGGGCGCAGCAGGATCGGGTCGAACTGCTGGCTGCGTTGCGCCGGCTGGTCGAACGCGGCAATCTCGCTGCCTTCCAGCTGTGCGAACACGGCCAACTGCTCGACCAGGATCTTGGCCGATGCGCGGATCGCTTCCTCGGGCGAAATGGCGCCGTTGGTTTCGATCTCCATCACCAGCTTGTCGAGGTCGGTGCGCTGCTCGACGCGGGCGCTTTCGACGGTGTAGCTGACACGCCTGACCGGCGAGAACGAAGCGTCCAGCACGATGCGGCCGATCGATTTGGTCGGCTCGTCACCGAAACGGCGCAGGTTGCCGGGGACATAACCACGGCCCTTCTCGACCTTGATCTGCATGTCCAGCTTGCCGCCTTGCGACAGGTGGGCGATCACGTGGTCCGGGTTGATGATCTCGACGTCGTGCGGCGTCTGGATATCACCGGCGGTGACGGCGCCCTCGCCTTCCTTGCGCAGCACCAGCGTGACTTCCTCGCGGTTGTGCAGGCGGAACACCACCCCCTTGAGGTTCAGCATGATGTGCACGACGTCTTCCTGCACGCCGTCGATCGTCGAGTACTCGTGGAGCACACCCGCGATCGTCACTTCGGTCGGCGCGTAACCCACCATCGACGACAGCAGCACACGACGCAGCGCATTGCCCAGCGTGTGGCCGTAGCCGCGCTCGAACGGCTCGAGCGTGACCTTCGCGCGGTGGCCGCCCAGCGGCTCCACGTTGATGGCTTTGGGTTTCAGCAGATTGGTTTGCATGAGGTCTTCCTGTCAATACCCTCGGCTCGTTACACCGATAAGGCTGATGGACCACCTGGGGGGCGTACAGCACCCCTCCAGGACCGGAACACGGCAAAACCCGCCCACGCCCGGCCACTGCCA from Caldimonas brevitalea encodes the following:
- a CDS encoding ATP-binding cassette domain-containing protein → MSSSAAVVLFKVDRLTKRFGANTVVDDLSFEIRAGECLGVIGPNGAGKTTTIRMCLGLTAPDSGSIDAFGLSLPAQAREAKARIGVVTQFDSLDPDFTCAENLKVYSSYFGLTGRAVEERVPQLLEFAALQAKANAKPGELSGGMRRRLSLGRALVNNPDLLLLDEPTTGLDPQARHLMWDRLKVLLQQGKSILLTTHFMDEAERLCDRLLVLDHGRKIAEGTPRGLIAEHLESDVIEVYGDGAKQVAERYRSFAQRVETSGETVFFYLSQPKPLLDALSSEHSVRYLHRPANLEDLFLKLTGRQIRDDA
- the rplQ gene encoding 50S ribosomal protein L17, which gives rise to MRHRHGLRKLNRTSEHRLAMLRNMANSLIEHEAIKTTVPKAKELRRVVEPLITLGKEPTVANKRLAFSRLRNRDNVVKLFEVLGPRFNARPGGYTRILKMGFRVGDNAPMAYVELVDRPEATEAEGAEAAAE
- a CDS encoding DNA-directed RNA polymerase subunit alpha encodes the protein MQTNLLKPKAINVEPLGGHRAKVTLEPFERGYGHTLGNALRRVLLSSMVGYAPTEVTIAGVLHEYSTIDGVQEDVVHIMLNLKGVVFRLHNREEVTLVLRKEGEGAVTAGDIQTPHDVEIINPDHVIAHLSQGGKLDMQIKVEKGRGYVPGNLRRFGDEPTKSIGRIVLDASFSPVRRVSYTVESARVEQRTDLDKLVMEIETNGAISPEEAIRASAKILVEQLAVFAQLEGSEIAAFDQPAQRSQQFDPILLRPVDELELTVRSANCLKAENIYYIGDLIQRTETELLKTPNLGRKSLNEIKEVLASRGLTLGVRLENWPPSGLDKR